The genomic DNA TCTGTTATTGATGACTCTGGTAACAGATGGTGAAATTTAGGAGGCTGCTTTCCAAATCCTACCCACGAGCTCTAGGGCTGGATGCTTTCTCTGGGAATTCTTGTTAAGACCATTAGGAGGTGCTGGGGATGGATGTGATCAACACAGTCAAAGCCTTCTAGCATTTGGGTAAGCTCTTAAGGAAACTAAACCatacaaatttggttctcattCTAAATGTGCTGTGTCTGAAGAACTTGTTGCAGTACTAGCTTATTATCTTATGTAACGTAAGCTATAAGGTCCTTGCTAAGGTGCTCACGAACAGACTAAAGGGGGTGATGCCAAAGGTGATTAGCGACAATCAATTGGCTTTTGTGGCTGGGAAGCATATACAAGATAATATTCTTGTAGTACATGAGATTTTGTACTCCCTTATGCATCAAACAAAGTAGGATATGGTAGGTATGGCATTAAAGTTGGACATGGCAAAGGCGTATAATCATGTAAAATGGGAATTCCTCTTAGTCATGATAGCTAAGCTAGGGTTCACTCCAATGTTTTGCAGTTGGATAAATGAGTGTATTTCATCTGTATCTTATAGTATTTTGGTGAACGGGAACCCAACGGGGTATATTTTGCCACAAAGAGGGCTGAGGCAGGGAAACCCTATTTCCCCATACCTATTTCTTCTTTGCACTTAAGGGTTCTCTGCCCTAATCTGGAACAGCATGGAGAGGGGTGCCCTCCACGGGGTGAGGGTAGTACCAAATGGGATACCTATTTCGCACTTATTCTTTGCGGATGACTCGGTATTATTCTGTGATGCAACTGTTGATGATACGCAAGGGGTAAGGGACATTCTAAACACTTATGCAGCTGGGTCGGGTCAGGGGATTAATATGACCAAGAACTCTATTTACTACGGGTCAAAGGTTAAGAAGCGGGATAAGAAAATTATTGAGCGAACTTTGA from Pyrus communis chromosome 17, drPyrComm1.1, whole genome shotgun sequence includes the following:
- the LOC137721988 gene encoding uncharacterized protein: MERGALHGVRVVPNGIPISHLFFADDSVLFCDATVDDTQGVRDILNTYAAGSGQGINMTKNSIYYGSKVKKRDKKIIERTLNIQSKVGFGKYLGLQSDFGYSKKAIFEDVEERIETRMEGWA